One genomic region from Conexibacter woesei DSM 14684 encodes:
- the rfbD gene encoding dTDP-4-dehydrorhamnose reductase gives MSGKLLVTGAAGMLGQDVARAARAAGHDVTALARADLDVTDGAAVAAVVTAAAPDAVVNCAAWTNVDGAEDAPEGAHAVNADAAGHLARAATSAGARLVHVSTDYVFDGQRAAGAAPYVESDATNPQSVYGRTKLAGEQAVAAADGSHAIVRSSWLFGVSGANFAATMLRLGAERDEVTVVEDQVGCPTATADLAEALVALAVGAAREAQGVFHVAGGGEPVSWNAFASEIFRQAGVDCRVLPCTTAEMPRPAPRPPFSALTTERADTPLLPPWQDGLTRFLDARKVLHA, from the coding sequence GTGAGCGGCAAGCTGCTCGTAACGGGTGCAGCCGGCATGCTCGGGCAGGACGTCGCGCGCGCGGCGCGCGCCGCCGGGCATGACGTGACCGCGCTCGCGCGCGCCGACCTCGACGTGACCGACGGGGCCGCGGTCGCCGCAGTGGTCACCGCGGCAGCGCCCGACGCCGTCGTCAACTGCGCCGCGTGGACGAACGTCGACGGCGCCGAGGACGCGCCCGAAGGTGCGCACGCCGTCAACGCGGACGCCGCCGGCCACCTCGCACGCGCCGCCACGAGCGCGGGGGCGCGACTCGTGCACGTCTCGACCGACTACGTCTTCGACGGGCAGCGCGCGGCCGGTGCCGCGCCGTACGTCGAGTCCGACGCGACGAACCCGCAGAGCGTCTACGGCCGCACGAAGCTCGCAGGCGAGCAGGCGGTCGCGGCCGCCGACGGCTCGCACGCGATCGTCCGCAGCTCGTGGCTGTTCGGCGTCAGCGGCGCGAACTTCGCCGCGACGATGCTGCGGCTCGGCGCGGAGCGCGACGAGGTCACCGTCGTCGAGGACCAGGTCGGCTGCCCGACCGCGACCGCCGACCTCGCCGAGGCGCTCGTCGCGCTGGCGGTCGGCGCAGCGCGCGAGGCGCAGGGCGTCTTCCACGTCGCGGGCGGCGGCGAGCCGGTCTCCTGGAACGCATTCGCGAGCGAGATCTTCCGGCAGGCCGGCGTCGACTGCCGCGTGCTGCCGTGCACGACGGCGGAGATGCCGCGGCCCGCGCCCCGACCTCCCTTCAGCGCGCTCACGACCGAGCGCGCCGATACGCCGCTCCTGCCGCCGTGGCAGGACGGCCTGACCCGCTTCCTCGACGCTCGAAAGGTCCTGCACGCATGA
- a CDS encoding 2-deoxy-5-keto-D-gluconate 6-phosphate aldolase domain-containing protein encodes MRNRATRRDRMPTDSPLFLLAFDHRSGLVRGMLPGQEERAAELPGAKQLIFDGAVAGLARSAGSDRTRGTAGVLVDEQYGAQVARDAKAAGLTTAVAIEASGRDEFELEYGDAAAAHVQALAPNYAKVLVRYNPGGDAAANARQRETLARVSALVKPLASGFLFELLVPPTTAQLDAVGGDRDRYDVELRPELTIAAIDDFQRGGVEADLWKLEGFETVEQSAAVAAQAVAPCIVLGRNAPRERVEHWLSVAAATPGWAGFAIGRSIWWEAVSGFLHDGFPREQAVARIAAEYAWAIDVYLAAEPAAAA; translated from the coding sequence CTGCGCAACCGCGCAACGAGAAGGGATCGCATGCCCACCGACTCCCCGCTGTTCCTGCTGGCCTTCGATCACCGCTCCGGCCTCGTCCGCGGCATGCTGCCGGGCCAGGAGGAACGCGCCGCCGAGCTGCCCGGCGCCAAGCAGCTGATCTTCGACGGCGCCGTCGCCGGCCTCGCACGGTCCGCCGGGAGCGACCGCACGCGCGGCACCGCCGGTGTGCTCGTCGATGAGCAGTACGGCGCGCAGGTCGCGCGCGACGCGAAGGCGGCCGGTCTCACGACCGCCGTCGCGATCGAGGCGAGCGGCCGGGACGAGTTCGAGCTGGAGTACGGCGACGCCGCCGCCGCGCACGTGCAGGCGCTCGCGCCCAACTACGCGAAGGTGCTCGTGCGCTACAACCCCGGCGGCGACGCGGCCGCCAACGCGCGCCAGCGCGAGACGCTCGCGCGGGTCTCGGCGCTCGTCAAGCCGCTCGCGTCAGGTTTCCTCTTCGAGCTGCTGGTGCCGCCGACGACCGCGCAGCTCGACGCGGTCGGCGGCGACCGTGACCGCTACGACGTGGAGCTGCGACCCGAGCTGACGATCGCCGCGATCGACGACTTCCAGCGCGGCGGCGTCGAGGCCGACCTGTGGAAGCTGGAGGGCTTCGAGACGGTCGAGCAGTCGGCCGCCGTCGCCGCGCAGGCGGTCGCGCCGTGCATCGTGCTCGGCCGCAACGCGCCGCGGGAGCGCGTCGAGCACTGGCTCTCCGTCGCCGCCGCGACGCCCGGTTGGGCCGGCTTCGCGATCGGCCGCTCGATCTGGTGGGAGGCCGTCTCCGGCTTCCTCCACGACGGCTTCCCGCGCGAGCAGGCCGTCGCCCGGATCGCCGCCGAGTACGCCTGGGCGATCGACGTCTACCTCGCCGCCGAGCCGGCGGCGGCCGCCTGA
- the rfbB gene encoding dTDP-glucose 4,6-dehydratase has translation MKLLVCGGAGFIGSNFVRIRVKEHGDDVVVLDKLTYAGRRENLHDVLDDIRFVHGAIEDPAAVADAIAGVDAVVNFAAETHVDRSIAEPDAFVVTNGQGTYVLLEAARAAGVRYVQISTDEVYGSIEEGSFTEESPLQPSSPYSATKTGADLLVTSYFHTYGLETVICRGSNNYGPYQYPEKLIPLMVLNALHGDKLPVYGDGMQVRNWLYVTDFGRGIGHVLEHGNPGEVYNVGGPDECPNIEVVKRIVAATGNDESLIEYVTDRPGHDRRYSLASEKLRALGWEAQVHFAEGLEQTVEWYRENTSWWEPIRSGDYREYYERQYGRALGA, from the coding sequence ATGAAGCTGCTCGTCTGCGGTGGAGCCGGCTTCATCGGCTCCAACTTCGTCCGGATCCGTGTGAAGGAGCACGGCGACGACGTCGTGGTGCTCGACAAGCTGACGTACGCGGGACGCCGAGAGAACCTCCACGACGTGCTCGACGACATCCGCTTCGTGCACGGCGCGATCGAGGATCCGGCCGCCGTCGCGGATGCGATCGCCGGCGTCGACGCGGTCGTCAACTTCGCCGCCGAGACGCACGTCGACCGCTCGATCGCCGAGCCGGACGCCTTCGTCGTCACCAACGGCCAGGGCACGTACGTGCTGCTGGAGGCCGCGCGCGCGGCCGGCGTCCGCTACGTCCAGATCTCGACCGACGAGGTCTACGGCTCGATCGAGGAAGGCTCCTTCACCGAGGAGTCGCCGCTGCAGCCGTCCTCCCCGTACAGCGCGACGAAGACCGGCGCGGACCTGCTCGTGACGAGCTACTTCCACACGTACGGGCTCGAGACGGTGATCTGCCGCGGTTCGAACAACTACGGGCCGTACCAGTACCCCGAGAAGCTGATCCCGCTGATGGTGCTCAACGCGCTGCACGGGGACAAGCTGCCGGTCTACGGCGACGGGATGCAGGTGCGCAACTGGCTCTACGTGACCGACTTCGGCCGCGGCATCGGCCACGTGCTCGAACACGGCAACCCGGGCGAGGTGTACAACGTCGGCGGCCCGGACGAGTGCCCGAACATCGAGGTCGTCAAGCGGATCGTCGCGGCGACCGGCAACGACGAGTCGCTGATCGAGTACGTCACCGACCGGCCCGGTCACGACCGCCGCTACTCGCTCGCGTCCGAGAAGCTGCGGGCGCTCGGCTGGGAGGCGCAGGTGCACTTCGCGGAGGGGCTGGAGCAGACGGTCGAGTGGTACCGCGAGAACACGTCGTGGTGGGAGCCGATCCGCTCCGGCGACTATCGCGAGTACTACGAGCGCCAGTACGGCCGCGCGCTCGGCGCCTAG
- a CDS encoding pyridoxamine 5'-phosphate oxidase family protein, whose translation MSRRDLIRMGEHELADFLDEQRTVVVATNGPDGWPHLMPLWYTVRDGELWSWTYARSQKVKNLERDDRVTLQVEDGTAYDQLRGVMVKANVRLHRDADVVTAFGLELFARYGGGGDAAPEVEQMVRAQAPKRVALQFVATEPPVTWDHRKLGGVY comes from the coding sequence ATGAGCCGCCGCGATCTGATCCGCATGGGCGAGCACGAGCTCGCCGACTTCCTCGACGAGCAGCGCACGGTGGTCGTCGCGACCAACGGCCCCGACGGCTGGCCGCACCTGATGCCGCTCTGGTACACGGTGCGCGACGGCGAGCTGTGGTCGTGGACGTACGCGAGATCACAGAAGGTCAAGAACCTGGAGCGCGACGATCGCGTCACGCTCCAGGTCGAGGACGGCACGGCCTACGACCAGCTGCGCGGCGTGATGGTCAAGGCGAACGTCCGCCTGCACCGCGACGCCGACGTCGTCACGGCCTTCGGGCTGGAGCTGTTCGCCCGCTACGGCGGAGGCGGCGACGCCGCCCCGGAGGTCGAGCAGATGGTGCGCGCGCAGGCGCCCAAGCGGGTCGCGCTGCAGTTCGTCGCCACCGAGCCGCCGGTGACGTGGGATCACCGCAAGCTCGGCGGGGTCTACTGA
- a CDS encoding uracil-DNA glycosylase, whose product MSGDRAGLAALTAEVVDCRRCPRLVSWREQVATEKRAAFADQEYWGRPAPGFGDPDARLLVLGLAPAAHGANRTGRVFTGDRSGDWLYAALWRCGMANQPTSVSRDDGLELHGAYVTAAVRCAPPANKPLPAERDTCFPYLVRELELLREVRAILCLGGFAWDAALRLRAALGDPAPRPKPRFGHGAELPGARWALIGCYHPSQQNTFTGRLTEPMTDDVLLRARELAGMGAP is encoded by the coding sequence GTGAGCGGCGACCGCGCCGGGCTTGCCGCTCTGACCGCGGAGGTCGTCGACTGCCGCAGATGCCCGCGGCTCGTCTCCTGGCGCGAGCAGGTCGCGACCGAGAAGCGGGCGGCGTTCGCCGACCAGGAGTATTGGGGTCGCCCCGCGCCGGGCTTTGGCGACCCGGACGCACGCCTGCTCGTGCTCGGCCTCGCGCCGGCCGCGCACGGCGCCAACCGCACCGGCCGCGTCTTCACCGGCGACCGCTCCGGCGACTGGCTGTACGCCGCGCTGTGGCGCTGCGGCATGGCGAACCAGCCGACCTCCGTCTCGCGCGACGACGGTCTCGAGCTGCATGGCGCCTACGTGACGGCGGCCGTCCGCTGTGCGCCGCCTGCGAACAAGCCGCTGCCGGCCGAGCGCGACACGTGCTTCCCCTACCTCGTGCGCGAACTGGAGCTGCTGCGCGAGGTGCGCGCGATCCTCTGCCTCGGCGGCTTCGCGTGGGACGCGGCGCTGCGCCTCCGCGCGGCGCTCGGCGACCCGGCGCCGCGGCCGAAGCCGAGATTCGGCCACGGCGCCGAACTGCCGGGCGCGCGCTGGGCGCTGATCGGCTGCTACCACCCGAGTCAGCAGAACACGTTCACCGGCCGGCTGACCGAGCCGATGACCGACGACGTGCTGCTGCGGGCGCGCGAGCTGGCGGGGATGGGCGCGCCGTAG
- a CDS encoding glucose-1-phosphate thymidylyltransferase, which yields MKDLRGLILSGGKGTRLRPITHTSAKQLVPVANKPVLFYGIEAMAAAGIREIGIIIAPETGAEIREIAGDGSRFGVEITYILQDEPLGLAHAVLTAEPFLQDAPFVMYLGDNLLQGGIQELVDAFRSSEPDALILLTPVEDPENYGVAELNGDGTVTRLVEKPPEPATDLALVGVYMFTAGIHDAARAIEPSRRGELEITDAIQHLVDGGLRVEPHVVRGWWKDTGRLDDMLEANRLILDAIEPQVDGELIDSTVDGRVVVEAGATLIRATVRGPAVIAANARLTDCYVGPYTAIGAGCEVQNAEVEHSILLAGSSVRNLDGRMESSLLGRNVKIRRDTSQPRAFRFMVGDNSEIGIL from the coding sequence ATGAAGGATCTGCGAGGACTCATCCTGTCCGGGGGCAAGGGCACCCGGCTGCGGCCGATCACCCACACGAGCGCCAAGCAGCTCGTGCCGGTCGCGAACAAGCCCGTGCTCTTCTACGGCATCGAGGCGATGGCCGCCGCGGGCATCCGCGAGATCGGCATCATCATCGCGCCGGAGACCGGCGCGGAGATCCGCGAGATCGCGGGCGACGGCTCGCGCTTCGGCGTCGAGATCACGTACATCCTCCAGGACGAGCCGCTCGGGCTCGCGCACGCGGTCCTGACCGCCGAGCCGTTCCTGCAGGACGCCCCGTTCGTGATGTATCTCGGCGACAACCTGCTGCAGGGCGGCATCCAGGAGCTGGTCGACGCCTTCCGTAGCAGCGAGCCCGACGCGCTGATCCTGCTGACGCCCGTCGAGGACCCGGAGAACTACGGCGTCGCCGAGCTGAACGGCGACGGGACGGTCACCCGCCTGGTCGAGAAGCCGCCGGAGCCCGCGACCGACCTCGCGCTCGTCGGCGTCTACATGTTCACTGCCGGCATCCACGACGCCGCGCGCGCGATCGAGCCGTCCAGACGCGGCGAGCTGGAGATCACCGACGCGATCCAGCACCTCGTCGACGGCGGGCTGCGCGTCGAGCCGCACGTCGTGCGCGGCTGGTGGAAGGACACCGGCCGCCTCGACGACATGCTGGAGGCGAACCGCCTGATCCTCGACGCGATCGAGCCGCAGGTCGACGGCGAGCTGATCGACTCGACGGTCGACGGCCGCGTCGTCGTGGAGGCCGGCGCGACGCTGATCCGCGCGACCGTGCGCGGTCCCGCCGTGATCGCGGCGAACGCGAGGCTGACCGACTGTTACGTCGGCCCGTACACGGCGATCGGCGCCGGCTGCGAGGTGCAGAACGCCGAAGTCGAGCATTCGATCCTGCTCGCCGGCTCGTCCGTCCGCAACCTCGACGGGCGGATGGAGTCCTCGCTGCTCGGCCGCAACGTGAAGATCCGCCGCGACACGAGCCAGCCGCGCGCGTTCCGCTTCATGGTCGGCGACAACTCGGAGATCGGGATCCTGTGA
- a CDS encoding TetR/AcrR family transcriptional regulator: protein MASSDRTTPRTAVPRGRHAPPLEVRLGLQRERLFEAAAAVFCETGYADASAESISRAAGMSKATFYEHFANKEECILALFDHAYDVLLTRIVKAATAAGDEPLARMREGMRAFLVALVEFPNESQTLLVEIIGAGPAAAQRRDEIVARFANVLDNENERMAQTHDFPRFASPDDAFAVIGAIAELASRQIRLGQPAHPLDLQPVIERFAVGLLGQRTPPA, encoded by the coding sequence ATGGCCAGTTCCGACCGCACCACTCCCCGCACCGCGGTCCCGCGCGGCCGGCACGCGCCCCCGCTGGAGGTTCGCCTCGGGCTGCAGCGCGAGCGGCTCTTCGAGGCCGCGGCGGCCGTCTTCTGCGAGACCGGCTACGCCGACGCCAGCGCCGAGTCGATCAGCCGCGCAGCCGGCATGTCGAAGGCGACGTTCTACGAGCACTTCGCCAACAAGGAGGAGTGCATCCTCGCGCTCTTCGACCATGCCTACGACGTCCTGCTGACGCGGATCGTGAAGGCCGCGACCGCCGCCGGCGACGAGCCGCTCGCGCGGATGCGCGAGGGGATGCGCGCCTTCCTCGTCGCGCTGGTCGAGTTCCCGAACGAGTCGCAGACGCTGCTGGTCGAGATCATCGGCGCCGGCCCCGCGGCGGCACAGCGGCGCGATGAGATCGTCGCGCGCTTCGCGAACGTGCTCGACAACGAGAACGAGCGGATGGCGCAGACGCACGACTTCCCCCGCTTCGCCTCGCCCGACGACGCGTTCGCCGTCATCGGCGCGATCGCCGAGCTGGCGTCGCGGCAGATCCGCCTCGGCCAGCCCGCGCACCCGCTCGACCTGCAGCCGGTGATCGAGCGCTTCGCGGTCGGCCTGCTCGGGCAGCGCACCCCGCCCGCGTGA
- a CDS encoding DEAD/DEAH box helicase, producing the protein MAVASPLDSFTPAVRDWFTRAFDAPTEAQAQAWPAIATGEHTLISAPTGSGKTLAAFLWALDRLAADPLPDRERRTRLVYVSPLKALSYDIERNLRAPLKGIAPEGGISVAIRTGDTPQRERAQMLRTPPDVLITTPESLYLMLTSRAREILTGAEWVIVDEIHAVAGSKRGAHMALTLERLDALVGEHEGRAGVQRIGLSATQNPLEEVGRFMVGPRRRCRIVDTGVRKPLDLQIHVPVESMVEPEQGTDVDPLDPVAGGEATRRSIWPAIYPELLRLVQDHRSTIVFVNNRRSAERLALRLNELATPEGEPAVEIARAHHGSLAREERMVVEERLKAGEIPCIVATSSLELGIDMGAVDLVLQVESPKSVAAGLQRIGRAGHNVGDTSKGRIFPKFRADLLECAVVAQRMREGAIEPTVVPRNPLDVLSQQIVAMAAAEEELNVDELFVRVTRTHSYAELSRQQLENVLDMLDGRYPSSEFAELRPRIVWDRIAGVIRPRRGARQLAVTNAGTIPDRGLFMVTLPDGRRVGELDEEMVYEARPGQTFLLGASSWRIEEIGRDRVIVTPAPGAPGAIPFWKGDSVGRPKELGEAIGAFARWAVDQPAEALVASHDLDPRAARNLLDFLREQQAATRVIPSDRTIVVERFRDEIGDWRLCVLSPYGGRIHAAWGLALSAKIRDQLGLEADAIWSDDGIIVHLPDADEPPGAEFALIEPDELEDAVVAELASSALFGARFRENAGRALLIPRAYPGKRTPLWQQRLKSQTLLEVAKRYGEFPIILETYRECLRDVLDLPGLHELLTQLQRRELSIVEVETATASPFASSLLFDYVATYMYEGDTPNAERRAAALSLDRDLLRELLGQEELRDLIDADALDQVEDDLQHRSERTRASTRDELHDVLRRVGDLTAAEAAQRVVPGVDAAAALDALASERRAVLLRIGGEQRWVDAADAGMYRDALGVVPPGGLPEAFLADVPDALVRLLRRYAQTHGPFTTEEPRLRFGVDPTPALRALERDGELVQGELRPGGVSGTREWCETNVLRRLRRASLAVLRREIEPADQRALASFLPSWQGVDKHPPGGAGIDRLREQLVPLQGLALTPSTWETEVLPRRVGAYSATWMDQLCASGELVWVGAGALGRRDGRVALYFRDDAPLIGPPPGAGRAPAHDTPDHEAVRARLAQGSCFFSDLLVDLSLAPEAMQDALWDLAWAGEVTNDAFAPLRAPRLTLARAQRRAMQRSGRSTGRFSSRRGAGRAEVQGRWSLTAPLFDAAPADPSARRRALAELLLERYGLLTRELVLAEGIPGGFSGIYSELSQLETLGIARRGYFVEGLGGAQFALPGAVERLRAQRAPEEAPPLVLAATDPAQPFGAALPWPKREGETRRPARTPGANVVIAGSEPVLYLERGGKALQVLVDPEDPRVRPAFDALADHTRAGRIRRIALEKVNGEPVMGTRWEELLADVGFSVGPRRLTLTA; encoded by the coding sequence ATGGCCGTCGCCAGCCCCCTCGACTCCTTCACCCCCGCCGTCCGCGACTGGTTCACGCGCGCCTTCGACGCGCCGACCGAAGCGCAGGCGCAGGCGTGGCCGGCGATCGCTACCGGCGAGCACACGCTGATATCGGCGCCGACCGGCTCGGGCAAGACGCTCGCCGCGTTCCTGTGGGCGCTCGACCGGCTCGCGGCCGACCCACTGCCGGACAGAGAGAGACGCACCCGGCTCGTCTACGTCTCGCCCTTGAAGGCGCTCTCCTACGACATCGAGCGCAACCTGCGCGCGCCGCTGAAGGGGATCGCGCCGGAGGGCGGGATCTCGGTCGCGATCCGCACCGGCGACACGCCGCAGAGAGAGCGCGCGCAGATGCTGCGCACGCCGCCGGACGTGCTGATCACGACGCCCGAGTCGCTCTACCTGATGCTGACGAGCAGAGCGCGCGAGATCCTGACCGGCGCCGAGTGGGTGATCGTCGACGAGATCCACGCCGTCGCCGGCTCCAAGCGCGGCGCGCACATGGCGCTGACGCTGGAGCGCCTCGACGCCCTGGTCGGCGAGCACGAAGGGCGCGCGGGCGTCCAGCGGATCGGGCTGTCGGCGACGCAGAACCCTCTGGAGGAGGTCGGCCGCTTCATGGTCGGGCCGCGGCGCAGATGCCGCATCGTCGACACCGGCGTGCGCAAGCCGCTCGACCTCCAGATCCACGTGCCGGTCGAGTCGATGGTCGAGCCCGAGCAAGGCACCGACGTCGACCCGCTCGATCCGGTCGCCGGCGGCGAGGCGACGCGGCGCTCGATCTGGCCCGCGATCTACCCCGAGCTGCTGAGACTGGTGCAGGACCACCGCTCGACGATCGTCTTCGTCAACAACCGCCGCTCGGCGGAGCGGCTGGCGCTGCGGCTGAACGAGCTGGCGACGCCCGAGGGCGAGCCGGCGGTCGAGATCGCGCGCGCCCACCACGGCTCGCTCGCGCGCGAGGAGCGGATGGTCGTCGAGGAGCGGCTGAAGGCGGGCGAGATCCCCTGCATCGTCGCGACCTCGTCGCTGGAGCTGGGGATCGACATGGGCGCCGTCGACCTCGTGCTGCAGGTCGAGTCGCCGAAGTCGGTCGCCGCCGGCCTCCAGCGGATCGGCCGCGCCGGCCACAACGTCGGCGACACCTCCAAGGGCCGGATCTTCCCGAAGTTCCGCGCCGACCTGTTGGAGTGCGCGGTCGTCGCGCAGCGGATGCGGGAGGGGGCGATCGAGCCGACCGTCGTCCCGCGCAATCCGCTCGACGTGCTCTCCCAGCAGATCGTCGCGATGGCCGCGGCCGAGGAGGAGCTGAACGTCGACGAGCTGTTCGTGCGCGTCACGCGCACGCACTCCTACGCCGAGCTGTCGCGCCAGCAGCTTGAGAACGTGCTCGACATGCTCGACGGCCGCTACCCGTCGAGCGAGTTCGCCGAGCTGCGGCCGCGGATCGTATGGGACCGCATCGCGGGCGTGATCCGGCCGCGCAGAGGTGCGCGCCAGCTCGCCGTCACGAACGCCGGCACGATCCCCGACCGCGGGCTCTTCATGGTCACGCTGCCCGACGGCCGCCGCGTCGGCGAGCTCGACGAGGAGATGGTCTACGAGGCGCGCCCGGGGCAGACGTTCCTGCTCGGCGCGTCGAGCTGGCGGATCGAGGAGATCGGCCGCGACCGCGTGATCGTCACACCCGCGCCGGGCGCGCCGGGCGCGATCCCGTTCTGGAAGGGCGACTCCGTCGGGCGGCCGAAGGAGCTGGGCGAGGCGATCGGCGCGTTCGCGCGCTGGGCGGTCGACCAGCCGGCCGAGGCGCTCGTCGCCAGCCACGACCTCGACCCGAGAGCGGCGCGCAACCTGCTCGACTTCCTGCGCGAGCAGCAGGCCGCGACGCGCGTGATCCCGAGCGACCGGACGATCGTCGTCGAGCGCTTCCGCGACGAGATCGGCGACTGGCGGCTGTGCGTCCTGTCGCCGTACGGCGGTCGCATCCACGCCGCCTGGGGCCTGGCGCTGAGCGCGAAGATCCGCGACCAGCTGGGCCTGGAGGCGGACGCGATCTGGTCCGACGACGGGATCATCGTCCACCTGCCCGACGCGGACGAACCGCCGGGCGCGGAGTTCGCGCTGATCGAGCCCGACGAGCTGGAGGACGCAGTCGTCGCGGAGCTGGCATCGAGCGCGCTGTTCGGTGCGCGCTTCCGCGAGAACGCCGGACGTGCGCTGCTGATCCCGCGCGCGTACCCGGGGAAGCGGACCCCGCTGTGGCAGCAACGGCTCAAGTCGCAGACGCTGCTGGAGGTCGCCAAGCGCTACGGCGAGTTCCCGATCATCCTCGAGACCTACCGCGAATGCCTGCGCGACGTGCTCGATCTGCCGGGCCTGCACGAGCTGCTGACGCAGCTGCAGCGGCGCGAGCTGAGCATCGTCGAGGTCGAGACGGCGACCGCCTCGCCGTTCGCCTCCTCGCTGCTGTTCGACTACGTCGCGACGTACATGTACGAGGGCGACACCCCGAACGCCGAGCGGCGCGCGGCCGCGCTCTCGCTCGACCGCGACCTGCTGCGCGAGCTGCTCGGGCAGGAGGAGCTGCGCGACCTGATCGACGCCGACGCGCTCGACCAGGTCGAGGACGACCTCCAGCACCGCTCCGAGCGCACGCGCGCGAGCACGCGCGACGAGCTGCACGACGTGCTGCGGCGCGTCGGCGACCTGACCGCGGCGGAGGCCGCCCAGCGCGTCGTGCCCGGCGTCGACGCCGCTGCCGCGCTCGACGCGCTGGCGAGCGAGCGGCGCGCGGTGCTGCTGCGGATCGGCGGCGAGCAGCGCTGGGTCGACGCCGCCGACGCCGGCATGTACCGCGACGCGCTCGGCGTCGTCCCGCCGGGCGGACTGCCGGAGGCGTTCCTCGCCGACGTGCCGGACGCGCTCGTGCGGCTGCTGCGCCGCTATGCGCAGACGCACGGCCCGTTCACGACCGAGGAGCCGCGCCTGCGCTTCGGCGTCGATCCGACGCCCGCGCTGAGAGCGCTGGAGCGGGACGGCGAGCTGGTCCAAGGCGAGCTGCGGCCGGGCGGCGTCTCCGGCACGCGCGAGTGGTGCGAGACGAACGTGCTGCGACGGCTGCGGCGCGCGTCGCTGGCCGTCCTGCGCAGAGAGATCGAGCCGGCCGACCAGCGCGCGCTGGCGAGCTTCCTGCCGTCGTGGCAGGGCGTCGACAAGCATCCTCCGGGCGGCGCCGGCATCGACCGGCTGCGCGAGCAGCTCGTGCCGTTGCAGGGCTTGGCGCTGACGCCGTCGACGTGGGAGACGGAGGTGCTGCCACGTCGCGTCGGCGCGTACTCGGCGACGTGGATGGACCAGCTGTGCGCGAGCGGCGAGCTGGTGTGGGTCGGCGCCGGCGCGCTCGGCCGCCGCGACGGCCGCGTCGCGCTCTACTTCCGCGACGACGCGCCGCTGATCGGGCCGCCCCCGGGCGCGGGCAGAGCGCCCGCGCACGACACCCCCGACCACGAGGCCGTGCGCGCCCGGCTCGCGCAGGGCTCGTGCTTCTTCAGCGACCTGCTGGTCGACCTGTCGCTGGCGCCCGAGGCGATGCAGGACGCGCTGTGGGATCTCGCCTGGGCCGGCGAGGTGACCAACGACGCGTTCGCCCCGCTGCGCGCGCCGCGGCTGACGCTGGCACGCGCGCAGAGACGGGCGATGCAGCGCTCGGGCCGCTCGACCGGCCGCTTCTCCTCGCGCCGCGGCGCAGGCCGCGCAGAGGTCCAAGGCCGCTGGTCGCTGACCGCGCCGCTGTTCGACGCGGCGCCCGCCGATCCCTCCGCCCGCCGCCGAGCGCTCGCCGAGCTGCTGCTGGAGCGCTACGGCCTGCTGACGCGTGAGCTGGTGCTCGCCGAAGGGATCCCCGGCGGCTTCTCCGGCATCTACAGCGAGCTTTCGCAGTTGGAGACGCTCGGGATCGCACGCCGCGGCTACTTCGTCGAAGGGCTCGGTGGCGCGCAGTTCGCGCTGCCGGGCGCGGTCGAGCGGCTGCGCGCGCAGAGAGCACCGGAGGAAGCTCCGCCGCTCGTGCTGGCGGCGACCGACCCCGCGCAGCCGTTCGGCGCCGCGCTGCCGTGGCCCAAGCGCGAGGGCGAGACGCGCCGCCCGGCGCGCACGCCCGGCGCCAACGTCGTGATCGCCGGCTCCGAGCCGGTCCTCTACCTGGAGCGCGGGGGCAAGGCACTCCAGGTGCTCGTCGATCCCGAGGATCCGCGCGTCCGCCCTGCCTTCGACGCGCTCGCCGACCACACGCGCGCCGGCCGCATCAGACGGATCGCGCTGGAGAAGGTCAACGGCGAGCCGGTGATGGGGACCCGCTGGGAGGAGCTGCTCGCCGACGTCGGCTTCAGCGTCGGCCCGCGACGGCTCACGCTGACGGCGTAG
- a CDS encoding cupin domain-containing protein: MDDGISIGRIDPDSGERFQPLRRQLGVSAFGMNLITLQPGQCGRIHSHAEQEEVFLVLEGELSLGVEGDEHRLGEGELVRVAPGVRRQLVNRRPQRLVLLALGGSGEHTGRDGQAWASWDATASTPPQETPLPDDVPVEQD, translated from the coding sequence ATGGACGACGGCATCAGCATCGGGCGCATCGACCCCGACTCGGGCGAGCGGTTCCAGCCGCTGCGCAGACAGCTCGGCGTGAGCGCATTCGGGATGAACCTGATCACCCTTCAGCCCGGCCAGTGCGGGCGGATCCACTCGCACGCAGAGCAGGAGGAGGTCTTCCTCGTGCTCGAAGGCGAGCTGTCGCTCGGCGTCGAGGGCGACGAGCATCGCCTCGGCGAGGGCGAGCTCGTGCGCGTCGCTCCCGGCGTCCGCCGGCAGCTCGTCAACCGCCGCCCGCAGCGGCTCGTGCTGCTCGCGCTCGGCGGCTCGGGCGAGCACACCGGCCGCGACGGCCAGGCCTGGGCCTCCTGGGACGCGACCGCGAGCACGCCGCCGCAGGAGACGCCGCTGCCCGACGACGTCCCGGTCGAGCAGGACTGA